In Salvelinus namaycush isolate Seneca chromosome 20, SaNama_1.0, whole genome shotgun sequence, the following proteins share a genomic window:
- the LOC120065211 gene encoding protein transport protein Sec61 subunit alpha-like has protein sequence MGIKFLEVIKPFCAVLPEIQKPERKIQFREKVLWTAITLFIFLVCCQIPLFGIMSSDSADPFYWMRVILASNRGTLMELGISPIVTSGLIMQLLAGAKIIEVGDTPKDRALFNGAQKLFGMIITIGQAIVYVMTGMYGDPSDMGAGICLLIIIQLFVAGLIVLLLDELLQKGYGLGSGISLFIATNICETIVWKAFSPTTVNTGRGTEFEGAIIALFHLLATRTDKVRALREAFYRQNLPNLLNLLATVFVFGVVIYFQGFRVDLPIKSARYRGQYNTYPIKLFYTSNIPIILQSALVSNLYVISQMLSTRFSGNFLVNLLGTWSDTSSGGPARAYPVGGLCYYFSPPESFGSVLDDPIHATIYICFMLGSCAFFSKTWIEVSGSSAKDVAKQLKEQQMVMRGHRETSMVHELNRYIPTAAAFGGLCIGGLSVMADFLGAIGSGTGILLAVTIIYQYFEIFVKEQSEMGSMGALLF, from the exons ATTCCCCTTTTTGGCATCATGTCCTCAGACTCTGCAGACCCCTTCTACTGGATGAGAGTCATTCTGGCCTCCAACAGAG GTACCCTGATGGAGCTGGGTATCTCTCCCATAGTCACCTCCGGCCTAATCATGCAGCTCCTGGCCGGGGCTAAGATCATTGAGGTTGGAGACACCCCCAAAGACAGGGCCCTCTTCAACGGAGCACAGAAAT TGTTTGGTATGATCATCACCATTGGTCAGGCCATCGTGTATGTGATGACTGGAATGTACGGAGACCCCTCCGATATGGGCGCTGGGATCTGTCTGCTCATCATCATCCAG CTGTTTGTGGCAGGTCTAATCGTGCTGCTGCTGGATGAGCTGCTGCAGAAGGGCTATGGTCTGGGCTCTGGTATCTCCCTGTTCATTGCCACCAACATCTGTGAGACAATTGTCTGGAAGGCCTTCAGCCCCACCACTGTCAACACTGGCAGAG GTACAGAGTTTGAGGGAGCCATCATTGCCCTCTTCCACCTGCTGGCCACGCGAACAGACAAAGTGCGCGCCCTGAGAGAGGCCTTCTACCGCCAGAACCTGCCAAATCTTTTGAACCTCCTCGCCACCGTTTTCGTCTTTGGTGTAGTCATATACTTCCAG GGCTTCAGGGTGGACCTGCCCATCAAGTCTGCCCGTTACCGTGGCCAGTACAACACTTATCCCATCAAGCTCTTCTACACCTCCAACATTCCCATCATCCTCCAGTCTGCCCTCGTGTCCAACCTGTACGTCATCTCTCAGATGCTTTCCACTCGCTTCAGTGGCAACTTCCTGGTTAACCTGCTGGGCACCTGGTCT GACACATCGTCAGGCGGTCCAGCTCGTGCCTACCCAGTGGGTGGGCTCTGTTACTACTTCTCTCCCCCGGAGTCGTTTGGCTCGGTTCTAGACGACCCCATCCACGCTACCATCTACATCTGCTTCATGCTGGGCTCCTGTGCCTTTTTCTCCAAGACCTGGATCGAGGTGTCTGGCTCTTCTGCCAAAGAT GTGGCTAAGCAGCTAAAGGAGCAGCAGATGGTGATGAGGGGACACAGAGAGACCTCCATGGTTCATGAACTCAACAG GTACATCCCCACAGCGGCGGCCTTTGGTGGTCTCTGTATCGGCGGTCTATCTGTCATGGCGGACTTCCTGGGTGCTATTGGCTCTGGCACGGGTATCCTGCTGGCCGTCACCATCATTTACCAGTACTTTGAGATCTTTGTCAAGGAGCAGAGTGAAATGGGCAGCATGGGAGCCCTGCTCTTCTAG